The following nucleotide sequence is from Vanessa cardui chromosome 3, ilVanCard2.1, whole genome shotgun sequence.
TTACGCGCAACTGTAGTAAGTGTCATATAAATAGGAAACCACTCGTATGGAAATTGTGTTTTTATACCTACAAGTGCGGAATCCTAAAAACACTAGTACATGTACTTATAGATGATTTATAAGTCGTAGTGGGTGTACGTCTAGTTCATATTCATGTCCGTTCATCACGAAAGATGTTCCAGTAGTGCCAATCAATTTATGAGAAGGACCttcaaaaaaacaaacatacgtCAAGATAAATTAACCGGGCTTAACTTTGGGAAACAAAAAGTAAGTAGTCTGATTTTGTATTCGATCTGTGATTGTGTTGGACCATAAAACCTAAAGAACTGGACTAAACGCTtttcaaataacatatattatttcataaggGTTTTTTTCATAGGGTTATTCGTATTTGTACTTTGCACATTTTCGAAAGCAAAGGTACATGTTTACTTAGGCTTAAAAAAAGATTTGAGCTAATTAGCGTATAAGTAACTACGCAAAACCTTAACGCATTCAAGTGTAGAGTGTACCTAACACTCTTGCAAGGATGAAAAAGCCAGTATATTTAGATACACAAGGGATATGACAAATTAGGTACCGTTATTCTTGAAGTTGCAGCATctttaattcttattatattttcttatctttaattaatattttattacattcattaTACATAGTGGAGACATAAACACACGCAGACAGTGACTGTGTTATGAAGtacttattgattttatatttaaccccaaataaattataagtttttattttgtcaattgATACTACTTATAAATATCCTGCATCTTCCATAACCTTCAGATATTATgtgtgttaatatatttatactttaatattcaAAGGATAATAATGGTCCAAATAAAAATCTCGGATGGAATTTTAGAGggagaaaaaatacaaaataaatatggaggatcattttatagttttaaaagtaTTCCCTACGCAAAGCCTCCTCTTGGTGATCTAAGATTTAAGGtacagtattttaatataagttaatattatcATGCAAGTTGTTAGAACATTCTTGTTTCCATTTCatacgataatattattaatttattttattcgagttcctacatatttttttatttaaactttcaaGCTAGCGACAAtagtagatatataaaataaaataaaatacaagtgcAATAAAAATATGCGATACAGATTTACTTATGTAATACTATTAAATTGAACTCTTATCAACAGGCCCCACAACCCGTTGAACCTTGGAATGGTATCCGTAACGCAAAAAATTCAGCTCCTGAGTCGTATCAATGCGATTctttctttacaaaaaaaatttttggacAAGAGGATTGTCTGTATCTTAACGTTTACACACCTGATCTAGAACCTAACAAATGTTTCCCTGTGATGGTGTGGATACACGGCGGCGGCTTTTCAAGTGGTAGTGGAAATGATGATATGTATGGTCCTGAATTTATAGTTAATAAAGATGTAATTTTGGTAACCATAAATTATAGACTTGGAGCTCTAGGTTTTCTTTGTCTGGATACGGAAGAAATACCAGGAAACGCAGGTATGAAAGATCAAATTGCAGCGTTAAGATGGGTACAgaacaatatagaaaattttgGCGGAGATCCTAGCAAAGTTACAATATTTGGAGAGAGCGCTGGAGCTGCGTCTGTTTCGTGTCACCTTATATCACCAATGAGTGTAGGTCTCTtcaaaagagctattttacAAAGTGGGTCAATTACAAATTCTTGGGCAATATGTCAAAAACCACGTGATCGTGCGTTGATTCTAGCAAAGAAGTTGGGATGCTTTACAGAAAATGATGAAGAACTAACTAAGTTTTTCAAATCCCTACCCGTAGAATCTTTGATCCAAATTAAACTACCGATAACAGCATCCGAAAATATCTTAGAAAggattcatttatattttgcaatAGTCGATGAAAAACAGTTCGGCAATAATGAGagatatttttatgaaagtaGTCGT
It contains:
- the LOC124543509 gene encoding juvenile hormone esterase-like → MVQIKISDGILEGEKIQNKYGGSFYSFKSIPYAKPPLGDLRFKAPQPVEPWNGIRNAKNSAPESYQCDSFFTKKIFGQEDCLYLNVYTPDLEPNKCFPVMVWIHGGGFSSGSGNDDMYGPEFIVNKDVILVTINYRLGALGFLCLDTEEIPGNAGMKDQIAALRWVQNNIENFGGDPSKVTIFGESAGAASVSCHLISPMSVGLFKRAILQSGSITNSWAICQKPRDRALILAKKLGCFTENDEELTKFFKSLPVESLIQIKLPITASENILERIHLYFAIVDEKQFGNNERYFYESSRTPNIHRGVDVIIGYVEHEGVIGLKTDKDMSEILDQANFYPECFVPNSFTFKTTAMEQLEMGNRIKKYYFHDDIISIENLEQLVNFLTVDLFVYGIIVFARLIARSKKNKVYLYKFSCKSKRNIFTKIFGADHVLNNKTFVCHADDLGYLFPMKVFFEDIDTNTKEYKMIQTVTKLWTDFAKFGCPTPDKSCGIEWLPYTLEKQNYVNIDEKVTACEEPEKEEIIFWDKIHAHHFPDYAFYLPE